In Camelus bactrianus isolate YW-2024 breed Bactrian camel chromosome 10, ASM4877302v1, whole genome shotgun sequence, a genomic segment contains:
- the NEU3 gene encoding sialidase-3 isoform X1 — translation MAELASRGEVMEEVTSCSFSSPLFQQEDEKGVTYRIPALIYVPPAHTFLAFAEKRSTSRDEDALHLVLRRGLRTGHSVQWEPLKPLMEATLPGHRTMNPCPVWEQKSGRVYLFFICVRSHVTERQQIMTGRNAARLCFICSQDAGYSWSEVRDLTEEVIGPEVKHWATFAVGPGHGIQLQSGRLVIPAYAYYIPYWFFCFRIPYKVRPHSLMIYSDDLGATWQRGRLIKPIVTVECEVAEVSRRAGQPVLYCSARTPNRRRAEALSTDHGECFQRPALSQQLCEPPHGCQGSVVSFRPLEIPHVCQDPTGKDFPTIQQIPLLGRSLRLELEAGTRSESWLLYSHPTNKKRRVDLGIYLNQTPLEAACWSRPWILHCGPCGYSDLAALEKEGLFGCLFECGTKRECEQIAFRLFTDREILSHVNGDCSSSGQN, via the exons ATGGCGGAGCTGGCGTCCCGCGGAG AGGTCATGGAAGAGGTGACATCATGCTCCTTCAGCAGCCCTCTGTTCCAGCAGGAAGATGAGAAAGGGGTCACCTACCGGATCCCAGCCCTGATCTACGTTCCCCCTGCCCACACCTTCCTGGCCTTTGCAGAGAAGCGCTCTACGAGCAGGGATGAGGATGCGCTCCACCTGGTGCTGAGGCGAGGGTTGAGGACTGGGCACTCAGTACAG TGGGAACCCCTGAAGCCACTGATGGAAGCCACATTACCTGGGCATCGGACCATGAACCCCTGTCCTGTGTGGGAGCAGAAGAGTGGCCGTGTGTACCTATTCTTCATCTGCGTGCGGAGCCATGTCACTGAGCGTCAACAGATTATGACAGGCAGGAATGCTGCCCGTCTCTGTTTCATCTGCAGTCAGGATGCTGGCTATTCATGGAGCGAAGTGAGGGACCTGACCGAGGAGGTCATTGGCCCAGAGGTCAAGCATTGGGCCACATTTGCTGTGGGCCCGGGTCATGGCATCCAGCTGCAGTCCGGGAGGCTGGTCATCCCTGCATACGCCTACTACATCCCTTACTGGTTCTTTTGCTTTCGGATACCATATAAAGTCAGGCCTCATTCCCTGATGATCTACAGTGACGACCTAGGAGCCACATGGCAGCGTGGCAGGCTGATTAAGCCCATAGTGACAGTGGAGTGTGAAGTGGCAGAGGTGAGCAGGAGGGCCGGCCAACCTGTGCTGTATTGTAGTGCCCGAACACCAAACAGGCGCCGGGCAGAGGCTCTTAGCACTGACCACGGTGAATGCTTTCAGAGACCAGCCCTGAGCCAACAGCTCTGTGAGCCCCCGCATGGCTGCCAAGGCAGTGTGGTGAGTTTCCGGCCCCTGGAGATTCCACATGTGTGCCAGGACCCTACTGGCAAAGATTTTCCTACCATTCAGCAgatccctctcctgggcagatCACTGAGGCTAGAGCTGGAAGCTGGAACCCGGTCAGAATCATGGCTCTTGTACTCACACCCAACCAATAAGAAACGGAGGGTTGACCTAGGCATCTACCTCAACCAGACCCCCTTGGAGGCTGCCTGCTGGTCCCGCCCCTGGATCTTGCACTGCGGGCCCTGTGGTTACTCTGATTTGGCTGCTCTGGAGAAGGAGGGCTTATTTGGGTGTTTGTTTGAATGTGGAACGAAGAGGGAGTGTGAGCAGATTGCCTTCCGCCTGTTCACAGACCGAGAGATCCTGAGCCATGTGAACGGGGACTGTTCCAGCTCTGGTCAGAACTGA
- the NEU3 gene encoding sialidase-3 isoform X2, whose protein sequence is MEATLPGHRTMNPCPVWEQKSGRVYLFFICVRSHVTERQQIMTGRNAARLCFICSQDAGYSWSEVRDLTEEVIGPEVKHWATFAVGPGHGIQLQSGRLVIPAYAYYIPYWFFCFRIPYKVRPHSLMIYSDDLGATWQRGRLIKPIVTVECEVAEVSRRAGQPVLYCSARTPNRRRAEALSTDHGECFQRPALSQQLCEPPHGCQGSVVSFRPLEIPHVCQDPTGKDFPTIQQIPLLGRSLRLELEAGTRSESWLLYSHPTNKKRRVDLGIYLNQTPLEAACWSRPWILHCGPCGYSDLAALEKEGLFGCLFECGTKRECEQIAFRLFTDREILSHVNGDCSSSGQN, encoded by the coding sequence ATGGAAGCCACATTACCTGGGCATCGGACCATGAACCCCTGTCCTGTGTGGGAGCAGAAGAGTGGCCGTGTGTACCTATTCTTCATCTGCGTGCGGAGCCATGTCACTGAGCGTCAACAGATTATGACAGGCAGGAATGCTGCCCGTCTCTGTTTCATCTGCAGTCAGGATGCTGGCTATTCATGGAGCGAAGTGAGGGACCTGACCGAGGAGGTCATTGGCCCAGAGGTCAAGCATTGGGCCACATTTGCTGTGGGCCCGGGTCATGGCATCCAGCTGCAGTCCGGGAGGCTGGTCATCCCTGCATACGCCTACTACATCCCTTACTGGTTCTTTTGCTTTCGGATACCATATAAAGTCAGGCCTCATTCCCTGATGATCTACAGTGACGACCTAGGAGCCACATGGCAGCGTGGCAGGCTGATTAAGCCCATAGTGACAGTGGAGTGTGAAGTGGCAGAGGTGAGCAGGAGGGCCGGCCAACCTGTGCTGTATTGTAGTGCCCGAACACCAAACAGGCGCCGGGCAGAGGCTCTTAGCACTGACCACGGTGAATGCTTTCAGAGACCAGCCCTGAGCCAACAGCTCTGTGAGCCCCCGCATGGCTGCCAAGGCAGTGTGGTGAGTTTCCGGCCCCTGGAGATTCCACATGTGTGCCAGGACCCTACTGGCAAAGATTTTCCTACCATTCAGCAgatccctctcctgggcagatCACTGAGGCTAGAGCTGGAAGCTGGAACCCGGTCAGAATCATGGCTCTTGTACTCACACCCAACCAATAAGAAACGGAGGGTTGACCTAGGCATCTACCTCAACCAGACCCCCTTGGAGGCTGCCTGCTGGTCCCGCCCCTGGATCTTGCACTGCGGGCCCTGTGGTTACTCTGATTTGGCTGCTCTGGAGAAGGAGGGCTTATTTGGGTGTTTGTTTGAATGTGGAACGAAGAGGGAGTGTGAGCAGATTGCCTTCCGCCTGTTCACAGACCGAGAGATCCTGAGCCATGTGAACGGGGACTGTTCCAGCTCTGGTCAGAACTGA